Proteins encoded by one window of Kribbella italica:
- a CDS encoding MFS transporter translates to MAGGVGVERARWRDVFGQTEFRALFLAGILSVAGDQLARVALSVLVYERTASAGLTALTYALTFIPDLVFGPLLAGFADRYPRRQVMIVTDLARAGVVALMAIEALPLWAVILLLLGLQAFGSPFNAARAATLPVVLPGDHYVLGKAANDMVVQFSQVLGFGTGGVIVVAVGVSGGLLLDSGTFLLSALLIAVGVRSRPAPVQEGVSDEPRASYFSDLVAGTSLVLRTPKLRALISLAAIAGFYVTVEGLAVPYADAIGQGKEASGLLLAASPAGAVLGMWLITLLPPERRMKLIGPLAAGACVPLVLCALEPGLLPTVGLWALSGLASAYHLPTSAAFVQAVPDHQRGQAFGVASTALKSSQGLGILLAGALAEPLGAPQALAVMGAVGTLAAIAAGAAWARAHRAATDSR, encoded by the coding sequence ATGGCTGGTGGGGTGGGGGTCGAGCGTGCGCGCTGGCGGGATGTGTTCGGGCAGACGGAGTTCAGGGCGTTGTTCCTGGCCGGGATCCTGTCCGTCGCCGGTGATCAGCTGGCCCGGGTGGCCTTGTCCGTCCTCGTCTACGAGCGCACCGCGTCGGCCGGACTGACCGCTCTCACCTACGCCCTGACCTTCATCCCGGACCTGGTGTTCGGCCCGCTGCTGGCCGGTTTCGCCGATCGCTACCCGCGTCGTCAGGTGATGATCGTCACAGACCTCGCCAGGGCCGGCGTGGTCGCTCTGATGGCCATCGAGGCACTCCCCCTCTGGGCAGTCATCCTCCTGCTGCTGGGCCTGCAGGCGTTCGGCTCGCCCTTCAACGCCGCACGCGCCGCCACACTGCCGGTAGTACTGCCCGGCGACCACTACGTGCTGGGCAAGGCCGCCAACGACATGGTGGTCCAGTTCAGCCAGGTGCTGGGCTTCGGGACCGGTGGGGTGATCGTGGTCGCCGTCGGCGTCTCCGGCGGCCTGCTGCTCGACTCCGGGACGTTCCTGCTGTCCGCCCTGCTGATCGCCGTCGGCGTACGGAGTCGCCCGGCGCCGGTGCAGGAGGGTGTCAGCGACGAGCCGCGAGCCAGCTACTTCAGCGACCTGGTCGCCGGTACCTCTCTAGTACTCCGTACGCCGAAGCTGCGCGCGCTGATCTCTCTGGCAGCCATCGCCGGCTTCTACGTCACCGTGGAAGGCCTCGCCGTCCCGTACGCCGACGCCATCGGGCAGGGCAAGGAGGCGTCGGGCCTCCTGCTCGCGGCCAGCCCTGCCGGCGCCGTACTGGGCATGTGGCTGATCACTCTCCTGCCGCCTGAGCGCAGGATGAAGCTGATCGGGCCGCTGGCGGCAGGCGCGTGCGTCCCACTGGTGCTGTGCGCGCTGGAGCCCGGCCTGCTGCCCACTGTCGGGTTGTGGGCGCTGTCGGGCCTCGCATCGGCGTACCACCTGCCCACGAGTGCCGCCTTCGTCCAGGCCGTGCCGGACCACCAAAGGGGACAGGCCTTCGGTGTGGCCAGCACTGCGCTCAAGAGCAGCCAAGGACTCGGCATCCTGCTCGCGGGCGCGCTCGCAGAACCGCTCGGTGCACCGCAGGCGCTGGCGGTGATGGGCGCCGTCGGCACGCTGGCCGCGATCGCGGCGGGCGCTGCCTGGGCCCGCGCCCACCGGGCTGCGACCGATTCCCGGTAA
- a CDS encoding DEAD/DEAH box helicase, with the protein MAKTTRIMGHSNDWFTGGSNDWFAGGSNDWFTGGSNDWLVGGSNDWFAGNVRTASNDW; encoded by the coding sequence ATGGCTAAGACGACGCGCATCATGGGTCACAGCAACGACTGGTTCACCGGTGGCAGCAACGACTGGTTCGCTGGTGGGAGCAACGATTGGTTCACCGGTGGCAGCAACGACTGGCTCGTCGGCGGCAGCAACGACTGGTTCGCCGGAAATGTCCGTACGGCCAGCAACGACTGGTGA
- a CDS encoding GGDEF domain-containing protein, translating to MPPRQWKLWSLPPTALGYVIAVDAVALVITVLAVRASVIGGPITSAEWTAFAVLAVASTLHLESARGIERRREMAANTSPHTNLKCLWFFASLLLLPLSLVIPLVVLSYLYSWFRVFGRTIAHRKIFSNSTCILASAAAAAVLRGGGLLTEPRVPTDFWSLLVVLAAAATWWLVNYALVVGAILISSPEAKAKDALGELSHQLVICAGLGLGIAIAALQSSYPWVVPVLMVTVLALHRDLLLPQYQRAAGVDVKTGLATPSYWANAVPLELARAESLRSSVGLLMLDLDKFKEINDTYGHPAGDRALRAVGESVRAEVRQGDLVARVGGDELAVLLPGASEVEVLEVAERIRDRLSALTVSVETVANRTAIISGVPASFGAAVYPDVAGTMDQLILAADNALLTAKRGGRNQIVSARPNPPVDHQPIDN from the coding sequence GTGCCACCCCGGCAATGGAAACTGTGGTCGCTGCCGCCCACGGCTCTGGGGTACGTGATCGCGGTCGACGCGGTCGCGCTGGTGATCACGGTGCTCGCGGTGCGGGCCTCCGTCATCGGCGGACCGATCACCAGTGCGGAGTGGACGGCGTTCGCCGTTCTCGCCGTCGCCTCGACGTTGCACCTGGAGTCCGCCCGCGGAATCGAGCGGCGCCGGGAGATGGCCGCCAACACGTCCCCGCACACGAACCTCAAGTGCCTCTGGTTCTTCGCCAGCCTGCTGCTGCTCCCGCTGTCGCTGGTGATCCCGCTGGTCGTGCTGTCGTACCTGTACTCCTGGTTCCGGGTGTTCGGCCGCACCATCGCGCACCGCAAGATCTTCTCCAACTCGACCTGCATCCTGGCCAGCGCCGCGGCGGCCGCCGTGCTGCGCGGCGGCGGCCTGCTCACCGAGCCGCGGGTGCCGACCGACTTCTGGTCCCTGCTGGTGGTCCTGGCCGCCGCGGCGACCTGGTGGCTGGTGAACTACGCGCTGGTCGTCGGCGCGATCCTGATCTCGTCGCCGGAGGCCAAGGCCAAGGACGCGCTCGGCGAACTGTCCCACCAGCTGGTGATCTGCGCCGGACTGGGCCTCGGCATCGCGATCGCCGCGCTGCAGTCGTCGTACCCGTGGGTCGTCCCGGTCCTGATGGTGACCGTGCTCGCCCTGCACCGCGACCTGCTGCTGCCGCAGTACCAGCGGGCCGCCGGGGTCGACGTGAAGACCGGTCTGGCCACCCCGTCGTACTGGGCCAACGCGGTGCCGCTCGAGCTGGCGCGGGCCGAGTCCCTGCGCAGCAGCGTCGGACTGCTGATGCTCGACCTGGACAAGTTCAAGGAGATCAACGACACCTACGGGCACCCGGCTGGTGACCGGGCGCTGCGGGCCGTCGGTGAGAGCGTCCGCGCCGAGGTGCGCCAGGGTGACCTGGTCGCACGCGTCGGCGGTGACGAGCTGGCCGTGCTGCTGCCCGGTGCGTCCGAGGTTGAGGTGCTGGAGGTCGCCGAGCGGATCCGTGACCGGCTCAGCGCCCTGACTGTCTCGGTGGAGACCGTCGCCAACCGGACCGCGATCATCAGTGGAGTCCCGGCGTCGTTCGGTGCCGCGGTCTACCCCGACGTCGCCGGCACCATGGACCAGCTCATCCTGGCCGCCGACAACGCCCTGCTGACCGCCAAGCGCGGCGGCCGCAACCAGATCGTCTCCGCCCGCCCCAACCCGCCGGTCGACCACCAGCCGATCGACAACTGA
- a CDS encoding zinc-binding dehydrogenase: protein MTTTMRAAVVTAFGDADVIQLQHLPTPTPGPGEVLVDVRLTDLIFVETAIRAGQHGGFFDVTPPYVPGNSFGGVVRAVGDGVSADWIGKTVTGRTPSFGAHAEQAVAAAEDLHEVPAGLTLETAVAVSGDGYTALMLEELAPGLAGKQVLITAAAGGMGILLVQLAHRAGAHVIAAARGQAKLDLVKAHHADGVLDYSQPGWEKAVLEATNGAGADITFEGAGGSLGATAFTVAADSSWFSAHGAPSGDFAAYDESEAERRGITVKGIRDLRVDTTTTTVSAAEVLARAAQGDLVPVIDRIYPLEQLADAHRAMTSRELVGKALIRVS, encoded by the coding sequence ATGACAACGACCATGCGCGCAGCAGTGGTGACCGCCTTCGGCGACGCCGACGTGATCCAGCTCCAGCACCTGCCCACCCCGACGCCCGGCCCCGGCGAGGTCCTCGTCGACGTCCGGCTCACCGACCTGATCTTCGTCGAGACCGCGATCCGCGCCGGCCAGCACGGCGGCTTCTTCGACGTCACCCCGCCGTACGTGCCCGGCAACTCCTTCGGCGGCGTCGTCCGCGCGGTCGGCGACGGCGTCAGCGCCGACTGGATCGGCAAGACCGTCACCGGCCGGACGCCCTCCTTCGGCGCCCACGCCGAGCAGGCCGTCGCCGCCGCGGAAGACCTGCACGAAGTCCCCGCCGGCCTCACCCTGGAAACCGCCGTAGCCGTCTCCGGCGACGGCTACACCGCCCTCATGCTCGAAGAACTCGCCCCCGGCCTCGCAGGCAAGCAGGTCCTGATCACCGCGGCCGCCGGCGGCATGGGCATCCTCCTCGTCCAGCTCGCCCACCGGGCCGGCGCCCACGTCATCGCCGCCGCCCGAGGCCAGGCCAAACTCGACCTGGTGAAGGCCCACCACGCCGACGGCGTACTCGACTACAGCCAACCGGGCTGGGAGAAAGCGGTGCTAGAGGCAACCAACGGCGCCGGCGCCGACATCACCTTCGAAGGCGCCGGCGGATCCCTCGGCGCCACGGCGTTCACCGTCGCCGCCGACAGCAGCTGGTTCTCCGCCCACGGAGCCCCGAGCGGCGACTTCGCGGCGTACGACGAGAGCGAGGCCGAGCGCCGCGGCATCACCGTCAAGGGCATCCGCGACCTCCGCGTCGACACCACCACGACCACGGTCTCGGCCGCCGAGGTCCTCGCCCGAGCGGCCCAGGGCGACCTGGTCCCCGTGATCGACCGCATCTACCCGCTGGAGCAGCTCGCCGACGCCCACCGCGCCATGACGTCCCGGGAGCTCGTCGGCAAGGCTCTGATTCGCGTCAGTTGA